DNA from Candidatus Caldatribacterium sp.:
CTTAGTGCCTCGGCGTACCGGGAACGCATAAAGTAGTGTTTAGAGGTATTCTCCGGGTCCTTAAGGACTTGCCCCTTCCAGGGTGCGAGAATATGGCGCGGGATGAGGCCCTCCTTTCGGTGGGGAAGGTGCCGACCCTGCGCTTTTTTTCTTGGGATCGGCCGACCCTTTCTCTGGGGAAGCACCAGAAGGAGGACGAGCTCGATTTCTCCTTCCTCGAAAGGGCGGGCATCCCCCTCGTGCGGCGGCCAACCGGAGGACGGGCAATCCTCCACGGGGACGAGGTAACCTTCAGTTTCTTTCTCCCCCGGGGGGAGGTTCCTCACCCTCATCGCCTCCTCTACGACATCGTCCGGGAGGTTCTCAGGAAAGCTTTCGCCGACCTGGGACTTAAGGTTGATTCTTCCGTCTCTGGGGTCTCGTTTTTAGGCTCTCCCGCCTGTTTCTCCCTTGCGCTCCCTCATGAAGTCGCCGTTTTGGGGAAGAAGGTGGCCGGAATCGCCCAGGCCCGGACAATCCGGGGGAACCTCTTTGAAGGTTCCATCCCCTTTTCCATCGACCGGCTTTCCTTTGCCTCCTGTTTCCGCGAAAAGGAGAGAATCTACAGGGAACTCGAGGAGCGCTCTGCCGGCCTTCGGGAACTCCGGGCAGATCTCACAAGGGAAGAGCTCATGGAAAGGATGGTGATTCGTTTTGGGGAGCTCTTTGAGGGGGTGCACTTCGGGACGTGGGAAAAAGAAGAACTCCTCAGAGCCCAGGAGCTCCTCGGAGAAAAGTACGTTCCTTCTTCCCATCACCCTGGGCAGTAGGGGCAATTTGGGCTGGGACTCCTTCACCGGACGAAACCCCGAGTCACCGCAAGCCCCTTGATTTGTCGCCCTGGACCCTTTCGATTTGCAACCGCAAGCTCCCTGGTTTGCCACTGCAAGCGAAAGAAGCAGTCTCTGCTTCAACCCGTCATCGCAGGCACAAGCGATTTGAAATTGCTTCACCATACGAAAATGCAGGGTTCAGGTGACATGGTAGAGGAGACCGCTTCGGAAGCGAAAATACGACCTCGCGGTGACTAAGGGGA
Protein-coding regions in this window:
- a CDS encoding lipoate--protein ligase family protein; translated protein: MARDEALLSVGKVPTLRFFSWDRPTLSLGKHQKEDELDFSFLERAGIPLVRRPTGGRAILHGDEVTFSFFLPRGEVPHPHRLLYDIVREVLRKAFADLGLKVDSSVSGVSFLGSPACFSLALPHEVAVLGKKVAGIAQARTIRGNLFEGSIPFSIDRLSFASCFREKERIYRELEERSAGLRELRADLTREELMERMVIRFGELFEGVHFGTWEKEELLRAQELLGEKYVPSSHHPGQ